A region of Candidatus Nezhaarchaeota archaeon DNA encodes the following proteins:
- a CDS encoding glucose-1-phosphate thymidylyltransferase, producing MKGIILHGGAGTRLRPLTFSGPKQLIPVANKPVSQYVLEDIRDSGVKDVAIVLGEIYPELVREHYGDGSKFGVKITYIYQGRPLGIAHAVGLCRGFVGEDRFVVYLGDNLLQSGIKKYVEAFLSGDYDAYILLKEVDDPTRFGVAKFDQNGRLVGLVEKPKVPPSKYALVGVYFFKPVVFEVLRELKPSWRGELEITDALQLMLERGYRVGYGFVDGWWLDTGKKDDVLYANALILDERIK from the coding sequence ATGAAGGGCATAATTTTACACGGTGGGGCTGGTACTAGGCTTAGGCCTTTGACTTTCAGCGGTCCTAAGCAGCTTATCCCCGTCGCGAATAAGCCTGTTAGTCAGTACGTCTTAGAGGATATCAGGGACTCTGGCGTTAAGGATGTGGCGATAGTCCTTGGTGAAATCTATCCAGAGCTCGTTAGAGAGCATTATGGTGATGGCTCTAAGTTCGGCGTGAAGATTACCTACATTTATCAGGGCAGGCCCTTAGGCATAGCTCATGCAGTAGGCCTATGCAGAGGCTTCGTTGGGGAGGATAGGTTCGTTGTCTATCTTGGAGATAACCTCTTACAGAGCGGCATTAAGAAGTACGTCGAGGCTTTCCTTAGCGGGGACTACGACGCTTACATACTCCTCAAGGAGGTTGACGACCCGACTAGGTTCGGTGTCGCAAAGTTCGATCAGAACGGTAGGCTTGTGGGCCTAGTCGAGAAGCCTAAGGTCCCTCCAAGCAAATATGCCTTGGTGGGCGTTTACTTCTTTAAGCCAGTGGTCTTCGAGGTTCTAAGGGAGCTTAAGCCTAGCTGGAGGGGTGAGCTGGAGATAACGGATGCTTTACAATTAATGCTCGAGAGGGGCTATAGGGTCGGCTATGGCTTCGTGGACGGGTGGTGGCTCGATACTGGTAAAAAGGACGACGTACTGTACGCTAACGCGTTAATACTAGATGAGCGCATTAAGAG
- a CDS encoding type II toxin-antitoxin system VapC family toxin: MAGPGRRVRVKELIERSFTILSLDNEAVKAHCELYRKLRGEGASIPDADLLIAAIAIPRGATLRTRDRHFERLRQ, encoded by the coding sequence ATCGCGGGGCCTGGGAGAAGGGTGAGGGTTAAGGAGCTCATTGAGCGAAGCTTCACGATCCTGAGCCTAGACAACGAAGCCGTAAAAGCCCACTGCGAGCTGTACCGTAAGCTCAGGGGGGAGGGCGCGTCAATACCTGACGCCGACCTGCTAATTGCTGCGATCGCGATACCCCGCGGCGCGACGTTGAGGACGAGGGATAGGCACTTCGAGAGGCTGAGGCAGTAG
- a CDS encoding DUF973 family protein, whose product MESLLVAGMRKLKTGALLSIIASVLAVVALGLLVSALAMLANLLTDLQPGAIPGTLPQVPVGAVALLAALSLIGLAAVVLALVSFILWFMATGDLKRHSPRLGIGRVGMMLTLIGMVIMAVAAVVAMGAVMAVPAHGPTQPTIPAALVQVAAGVYVVAIASAVLMLIGGVLFGVMLTRLPEEPNVDAGFKTAGVLFIIGMALSAALMPIGLSIVGVIVLFAVDVLIYVYSRSSLERLLRPQAAAAQA is encoded by the coding sequence GTGGAGAGCCTGCTAGTCGCCGGGATGAGGAAGCTAAAGACGGGCGCTTTGCTTAGCATCATCGCGTCCGTGCTCGCGGTCGTCGCCCTCGGCCTACTCGTCTCAGCGCTAGCTATGCTAGCCAACCTCCTCACCGACCTTCAGCCCGGCGCGATACCGGGGACGCTGCCGCAAGTACCCGTCGGGGCCGTAGCCCTCCTAGCCGCCCTCTCCCTAATAGGGCTAGCCGCCGTAGTCCTCGCCCTAGTGTCCTTCATCCTCTGGTTCATGGCCACGGGCGACCTCAAGCGGCATAGCCCGAGGCTAGGCATAGGGAGGGTGGGCATGATGCTTACGCTGATCGGCATGGTGATAATGGCCGTCGCCGCCGTCGTAGCGATGGGGGCCGTGATGGCGGTGCCTGCGCACGGGCCTACGCAGCCGACAATACCTGCAGCGCTAGTACAGGTGGCCGCCGGGGTCTACGTCGTGGCCATCGCCTCCGCCGTCCTAATGCTTATAGGCGGCGTGCTCTTCGGCGTCATGCTAACCAGGCTTCCTGAGGAGCCTAATGTAGACGCAGGCTTCAAGACAGCTGGAGTGCTCTTTATAATAGGCATGGCTCTTAGCGCCGCCCTAATGCCCATAGGCCTATCCATAGTAGGAGTCATCGTGCTCTTCGCAGTAGACGTACTCATCTACGTATATTCGAGGAGTAGCTTAGAGAGGCTGCTCCGGCCTCAGGCAGCAGCCGCCCAGGCCTAG